Sequence from the Rhodococcus jostii RHA1 genome:
GACCTCGACCAGTTCGATGCTCAATACGTGACCTGCACTTCCAGTCCGGCGATCCGTCGGCGGGCCTTGTCCGCGACGGTCGGAGAGAGGTTCTCCTGCTGTTCGAGCAGCGCCACGAACCGTTCCGGGTCGCGGCCGGTGAACAGATCGCGCACGGTGACGCCGTGGCCGGGCACGTGGATGCGCTGGACGGTGTCGCCGGCGCTGACCGACCCCTCCGTCACCACCCGCAGGTACGCGCCCGTGTCACCGCGTTCGGAGAACCGCTTGACCCACCGGGGCTCGGCGGCCCAGACGCCGAACGTGCCGCACGGTGTCCGCGGGCTGGTCACCTCCAGTTCGGTGGTGCCGATCCGCCAGCGCTCGCCGATCACGGCGTCGGTCGCCGCGATCCCGTCGAGGCGGAGGTTCTCGCCGAACCATCCCGGGGGCAGTTCGCGGCCGAGCTCCGACGCCCAGCGCCGCGCCTCGTCCTCCTGATAGGCGTAGACGGCCTTGAACGGGCCACCGTGGTACTCGGTGTCACAGACCCGGTCGCCGACCAGTCCGGCGGTCGTGACGCGCACAGGGCCGTCGACGGGCCGCTTGTCGATCGCCGTCCGGGTCACCCGCCGGGTGCCGCTGTCCCGTTCGGTGTGCAGCACGCAGACGGCCAGCACCTCGCCGGCCGTCGCGGTCGCCTCGCTCACCGGCCCCGGAGCCGGTCGACGGCGGCGCGGCCCGCCTGGACCGTGTCGTCCGCGGGCACCGAGTCGGGGTCGATGGACGCGGCGCACGAGCCGACCACCAACTCGGTGTCGGTGGGGATGGACCGTTTGACGAGGGCCAGCGCGATGGGTCCGAGCTCGTGGTGGTCGATCACCGTGCCGATCCGTCCGACCGCACGACCTCCCGCCGTCACCGGGTCGCCCGGTTCGGGCCTGCCCTCGGCGCTGCCGTCGAGGTGCAGCAGGACGAGGTGACGGGGCGGTTTGCCGAGATTGTGGACGCGGGCCACCGTCTCCTGGCCGCGGTAGCAGCCCTTCTCGAGGTGGACGGCGCCGTGATCGGCGGGACCGCCGATCCAGCGGACCTCGTGCGGGATGGTGCGATCGTCGGTGTCGAGTCCGATCCGGGGCCGCGCGGCGGCCACCCGGAGTGCCTCGAACGCCCACGTTCCCGCGGGAGCGGCGCCGGCGGCGGTGAGCCGGCCCCACCACGTCGCGAGTCCTTCCCGTGGGATCACCAGGTCGAAGGACTCGGCGGCCGGCCACGGCATGCGGCGGACGAATCCACCCCCGGGCACCGCGACGGCGGCGTACGGCTCGGCGGGTGCCACGACACCGGCCGCGTCGAGGACCGTCACGGCGTCGGGGCCGATCACGCTGAGGACCGCGAGCTCGTTGCCTTCGCGGGGCTCGGCCTTGGACCAGAACACCATCTTGGTGAGGAACGACAGGAGGTCGGGTCCGCGGTCGGCCTCGGTGTCGATCCAGGTGACGCCGTCCAGATCGGTCTGGACGAAGTGGTGCTCGACGCGGCCGTTGACGTCGAGGCTGAGGTTCTCGGCGCTCGCGCCGTCGGGGAGCGCGGCGACGTGCTGGCTCGAGATGGTGTGCAGCCAGGTGAGTCGTTCGGGTCCGCTGATCGCGATGACGAACCGGTGGGAACGGTCGATG
This genomic interval carries:
- a CDS encoding MOSC domain-containing protein codes for the protein MSEATATAGEVLAVCVLHTERDSGTRRVTRTAIDKRPVDGPVRVTTAGLVGDRVCDTEYHGGPFKAVYAYQEDEARRWASELGRELPPGWFGENLRLDGIAATDAVIGERWRIGTTELEVTSPRTPCGTFGVWAAEPRWVKRFSERGDTGAYLRVVTEGSVSAGDTVQRIHVPGHGVTVRDLFTGRDPERFVALLEQQENLSPTVADKARRRIAGLEVQVTY
- a CDS encoding YgfZ/GcvT domain-containing protein → MVDKLPVSPSPLLTAPGAVPAPEGSPDAGVAWHHGDPLGEQRSAERSAVVIDRSHRFVIAISGPERLTWLHTISSQHVAALPDGASAENLSLDVNGRVEHHFVQTDLDGVTWIDTEADRGPDLLSFLTKMVFWSKAEPREGNELAVLSVIGPDAVTVLDAAGVVAPAEPYAAVAVPGGGFVRRMPWPAAESFDLVIPREGLATWWGRLTAAGAAPAGTWAFEALRVAAARPRIGLDTDDRTIPHEVRWIGGPADHGAVHLEKGCYRGQETVARVHNLGKPPRHLVLLHLDGSAEGRPEPGDPVTAGGRAVGRIGTVIDHHELGPIALALVKRSIPTDTELVVGSCAASIDPDSVPADDTVQAGRAAVDRLRGR